TTCATGCGTATTCCATCTATGGACTTAATGAGACAACCTGGGAAGAGATTGGTGAAGGTCCAGAGAATCTCGCCTACGGTCTGATCCAGAAGCGCCAGGTCTTTTGTAGCCTCTTTCACATAGGCCCTGGCCTTGGCCAGCTCCTCACCTTTTTTGAACTCGCCGTATACGATCTCTCCGTCCTCCACATACTTGTCGGTTATTACCTGAGGGTTACGTACCCACTTGTCCCCATCCTTGATTACAGGCACCACCTTGGAAATGAGCCCCAGCCTCTTCATCTTGTAGGCGCTCCACACCTCGCAAGAGACACAGTTCCACATGGCATCTTCCATGCTGAGAAACCAGGGAAGGAAATCCGTGGAGCCGCCATCAGGGGCCGAGCCGTGGCGGGGACCGGCCTGCCCGAAAACAGCCAGGTCAGAGGCCACTGTTATGTCACAGGCCATTCCTATCTCCTGGCCGCCTGCTACCCTCATGCCATTGACCCTACAGATCACGGGCTTCTTGCAATTCAAGATCGCATCCACCATGCCGTTGAAAAGATCCATGTACAGGCCGTATTCCTGTGGATTGCCGCTGTAGTACTCGGCATACTCTTTGGTGTTCCCGCCCGTGCAAAATGCATCTGTGCCCGCAGCGGTGAACACCACAGCCACCACGCTTCTGTCCATGGAGGCTTTGTGAAAACCCGAGATCACCCCTTTTACCATCTCCGTGGTGTAGGAGTTATATTGCCTGGGATTGTTCAAGATAACCCAGGCCGAGTACAGTCCTTCCACTGGTTGACCTTTGGGATCCAGGATGGGGCGTTTCTCATAGATGGTGCATGGGGCCTC
The sequence above is drawn from the bacterium genome and encodes:
- the oah gene encoding 6-oxocyclohex-1-ene-1-carbonyl-CoA hydratase; translation: MSLDWLPKERGMKDHDLWGDEHFGKEAPCTIYEKRPILDPKGQPVEGLYSAWVILNNPRQYNSYTTEMVKGVISGFHKASMDRSVVAVVFTAAGTDAFCTGGNTKEYAEYYSGNPQEYGLYMDLFNGMVDAILNCKKPVICRVNGMRVAGGQEIGMACDITVASDLAVFGQAGPRHGSAPDGGSTDFLPWFLSMEDAMWNCVSCEVWSAYKMKRLGLISKVVPVIKDGDKWVRNPQVITDKYVEDGEIVYGEFKKGEELAKARAYVKEATKDLALLDQTVGEILWTFTNLFPGCLIKSIDGIRMKKKFFWDMTKLANRHWLSVNMMTEAYLGFNAFNTKKITGKDLIDFIKYRQLLAQAHPFDQELMEAVLAKPQG